In Archangium violaceum, the following are encoded in one genomic region:
- a CDS encoding response regulator, whose product MLSPVVLISDDEPLVVSALTREARRSGLSSVADTTSQKVLELARKHRPAVIILDIHQSQDGRDLLARLKQDPETRDCKVIILSGVEDQFTRHVCFELGADAYEVKPFDHTFMTRVARMAGVKETLDA is encoded by the coding sequence ATGCTTTCTCCGGTCGTCCTCATCTCCGATGATGAGCCGCTCGTCGTGTCCGCTCTCACCCGAGAGGCCCGCCGCTCCGGCCTCTCCTCGGTGGCGGACACCACGTCCCAGAAGGTCCTGGAGCTGGCTCGGAAACACCGGCCAGCCGTCATCATCCTCGACATCCACCAGAGCCAGGATGGACGCGACCTGCTCGCCCGCCTCAAGCAGGACCCCGAGACGCGCGACTGCAAGGTCATCATCCTCAGTGGCGTGGAGGACCAGTTCACCCGCCACGTCTGCTTCGAGCTCGGCGCCGACGCCTACGAGGTGAAGCCCTTCGACCACACCTTCATGACCCGGGTGGCTCGGATGGCCGGGGTGAAGGAGACCCTCGACGCCTGA
- a CDS encoding AAA family ATPase produces the protein MPVGLPVLLGYTATEALQTGASTLVYRALRELDGRPVTLKMPLSEHPALRELERLKNEYEVGKKVGGPAAVRPYALERSRDRLVLVLEDLGGRPLSQLLGPPMEPGRFLQLAIQITRALSEVHRHGVAHRDLKPQNVLVHPETGEVKLTGFGSASLLPREYQEVLNPRLIEGSLPYLSPEQTGRMNRAVDYRSDLYSLGVILFEMLTGTLPFQASDPLGWIHCHIARPPPSPSSIIPEIPEALSSVVLKLLSKMAEERYQSAPGLRFDLERCLEQWTAHGSIASFPLGAHDVSELFQIPQKLYGREEEVASLMDAFARVVSHGAPELLLVSGYSGIGKSFLVRELHRPIVRARGFFLSGKFEQFKRDTPYATIAQALREFVQQLLTEDEERIAEWKRRIQGAVGLNGQLLIEVVPQLELIIGKQPPLQELPPLEAQHRFHRVFQQFLKVFTRKEHPLALFLDDLQWADAASLRLIHYLLTQPETRYLLVIGAYRNNEVSPSHPLMLTLSELRQAGAAVNERVLSPLSVEHLNLLIADTLHQEPRHTCSLAQLIQEKTQGNPFFATQFLTMIYQEGLIEFDRTAAAWRWDINQIRTKRYTDNVVELLVERLKRLPDSTRNALMLAASVGERIDSRLLAVIRDMPEEEIHREMWEAVREGLMLRMGETYQFLHDRVQQAAYSLLPEDQRSEVHLRSGRLLLSHLSPAELEERVFAVVDQLNRGASAVISPEEKERIASLDLLAGRKAKASTAYRSAVKYLSAGVTLLTEGCWEEQYALAYALHEELAECEYLSGGTEEAERLFTQVIKRARMRVDKAAAYCGLINLHVTKSENERAVGTALECLELFGIRMSPHPGWSEVEVEYGRIWASLGDRCIEELLELPLMTDLEIQVAVRVLAALLPPASFTDHNLFHLLLCHMVNLSLRHGISDATPHGYAGFGSILGPTFHCYQDGYRFVRLARDLVEKHHYLAVKARVLFFMGRVAFWNRPLPEALGYYKTAFQVSIETGDLAHACYCSNALLMTLLTQGDPLSEVYRESEVRLDFVRKAKYQGIGDIIVSTQRFIQNMRGFTRTFSTFTDERFSQEEFEARLAESRGTAMACLYNILKLRARFMSGDYEEALAAASRAREFLWTILSHLLMHDYHVYDALTLAAVHDKVPPDERASLLETLTAHQRQLQEWAGTCPETFFNTSALVSAELARIQGRDQEAMKLYEAAIRSAQENGFVQNEGLSYEVAARFYLQRGFEDFARTYLRRARACYERWGADGKVRQLDERYPELVERPVLPMSSTVMARPEQLDLLSVMKASQAISGEIVLERLLKTLMCVLLEQAGAQTGVLMLRRGEELSISAEAWLERGNVVVRLFPAEPSALVPPQSLINYVKRTRERVILGDASAPGLSGSDGPAAPRRPRSALCLPILRQGELVAILYLENNLARNAFSSDRMATLDLLASQAAISLENARLYSEVKEEIRERKQAEAAASERAAALARSEHALHAKSQLLESIVASMGEGVAVADESGRLVLVNPVAEQIVGIGVTDATPGQWPGRYGFYLQDQVTPYPSEALPLVRAIRGEPVDRAELFMRHPSRPKGVWLLVTARPLKDDLGILRGGVAVISDVTDVKEAEETLRRSQRQLQSIIDNTPALVSIKDAQGRFLLVNRRFESLFGVKAEQLIGKTDDEVFPQEQAEEFRAHDHAVLEAGRPLEWEEAMPHCDGLHTYLSVKFPLGEATVTSYALCSISTDITERKRLEMAERFLANASRELVTSLDYETTFQRIAGLAVPELADLCIVFEPDESGQHQPVAVADVLPSRAQHVREFLQRHPLAASASAGPHRVLSTDQPESYPGRPGLLGQPIPEEDRWNALRELEWKPSLCIPLRARGRCLGVLSLLSTRRNHGYGPAELALAEELGRRAAFSLDNALLYREAQESIRVRDEFLSIASHELKTPLTSMKLRARHLELTLARQPLEPQLGGTVSRMLETFGDQLQRLAQLVEQLLDVSRIDMGRLELRLEEVDLAAVARGVADRLTEQLERAGCTLALELEGPVIGAWDRLRIEQVVMNLLTNAIKYGAHRPIRMKVCSEGDRAMLRLEDHGIGIPREDQARIFERFARAASHNYGGLGLGLFIARQIVQAHVGRIWVESEPGKGSTFFVELPRSFCGQRQELPPTPAGTDSTSRSQAAAEHS, from the coding sequence ATGCCTGTCGGTCTGCCTGTCCTCCTGGGATACACCGCTACCGAAGCGCTTCAGACAGGGGCCTCGACCCTCGTCTACCGCGCGTTGAGGGAGCTGGATGGGCGGCCGGTCACGCTCAAGATGCCCCTCTCCGAGCACCCAGCCCTCCGGGAGCTCGAGCGACTGAAGAATGAGTACGAGGTTGGGAAGAAGGTGGGGGGCCCGGCAGCGGTGAGACCGTATGCCCTGGAGCGCAGCCGGGACCGGCTGGTCCTGGTCCTGGAAGATCTTGGCGGCCGTCCCCTCTCTCAACTCCTCGGCCCCCCCATGGAGCCCGGGCGCTTCCTCCAGCTCGCCATCCAAATCACTCGAGCCCTCTCGGAGGTCCATCGACACGGCGTCGCTCACAGGGACCTCAAGCCCCAGAACGTCCTCGTCCACCCCGAAACGGGCGAAGTGAAGCTCACGGGCTTCGGGAGCGCTTCACTCCTCCCCCGGGAATATCAGGAGGTGCTGAATCCTCGGCTCATCGAAGGCTCTCTCCCCTACCTGTCTCCCGAGCAGACGGGGAGGATGAATCGGGCCGTCGACTACCGCAGCGACCTGTACTCGCTCGGCGTCATCCTCTTCGAGATGCTCACCGGGACCCTGCCCTTCCAGGCCTCGGATCCCCTGGGGTGGATCCACTGCCACATCGCCCGGCCTCCGCCGAGTCCCTCCAGCATCATCCCCGAGATTCCCGAGGCGCTCTCGTCGGTCGTCCTCAAGCTGCTGTCCAAGATGGCCGAGGAGCGCTACCAGAGCGCGCCTGGCCTGAGGTTCGACCTGGAGAGGTGTCTCGAGCAGTGGACAGCGCACGGGTCCATCGCGAGCTTCCCTCTCGGGGCTCATGACGTCTCGGAACTCTTCCAGATTCCGCAGAAGCTCTACGGCCGCGAGGAGGAGGTCGCCTCCCTGATGGACGCCTTCGCGCGGGTCGTCTCCCACGGCGCCCCCGAGCTCCTGCTCGTCTCCGGATACTCCGGCATCGGAAAATCCTTTCTGGTCCGCGAGCTGCACAGACCCATCGTAAGGGCGAGAGGGTTCTTCCTCTCGGGCAAGTTCGAACAGTTCAAGCGTGACACCCCCTACGCCACGATCGCTCAGGCCCTCCGTGAGTTCGTGCAGCAACTCCTCACCGAGGACGAAGAGAGGATCGCGGAATGGAAGCGGCGAATCCAGGGCGCCGTGGGGCTCAACGGACAGCTCCTCATCGAGGTCGTTCCCCAGCTCGAGCTCATCATCGGCAAGCAGCCGCCCCTGCAGGAGCTGCCGCCGCTCGAGGCGCAGCACCGCTTCCATCGGGTCTTCCAGCAGTTCTTGAAGGTGTTCACCCGCAAGGAACACCCTCTGGCCCTCTTCCTCGATGACCTCCAGTGGGCCGATGCCGCCAGCCTGCGGCTGATCCATTACCTTCTCACCCAACCGGAGACCCGGTACCTCCTGGTGATTGGCGCCTACCGGAACAACGAGGTCAGCCCTTCCCACCCCTTGATGCTGACCCTGAGCGAGCTCCGTCAGGCGGGAGCGGCGGTGAACGAGCGCGTCCTCTCGCCGCTCTCCGTCGAGCACCTCAACCTGCTCATCGCCGACACCCTGCACCAGGAGCCTCGCCATACCTGTTCCCTGGCCCAGCTCATCCAGGAGAAGACGCAGGGAAACCCCTTCTTCGCCACCCAATTCCTGACAATGATTTATCAGGAGGGGTTGATCGAGTTCGATCGGACGGCGGCGGCATGGCGGTGGGACATCAACCAGATCCGAACCAAGCGCTATACGGACAACGTCGTCGAGTTGCTGGTGGAGAGGCTCAAGCGCCTCCCGGACTCGACCCGGAACGCGTTGATGCTCGCCGCCAGTGTCGGCGAGCGCATCGACTCCAGGCTGCTCGCGGTGATTCGCGACATGCCGGAAGAGGAGATCCACCGGGAGATGTGGGAGGCAGTCCGGGAAGGATTGATGCTGAGGATGGGGGAGACCTATCAATTCCTTCACGACCGGGTCCAGCAGGCGGCCTATTCCCTGCTCCCCGAGGACCAGCGAAGCGAGGTGCACCTGCGAAGCGGCCGTCTCCTGCTGTCCCATCTCTCGCCAGCGGAGCTCGAGGAGAGGGTCTTCGCCGTGGTGGACCAACTCAACCGCGGTGCCTCCGCCGTCATCTCCCCCGAGGAGAAGGAGAGGATCGCGAGCCTCGATCTCCTGGCCGGGAGGAAGGCCAAGGCCTCCACCGCGTACCGCTCCGCCGTCAAGTATCTGTCCGCCGGCGTGACGCTGCTCACCGAGGGCTGCTGGGAAGAGCAGTACGCTCTGGCGTATGCGCTGCACGAGGAGCTGGCGGAGTGCGAGTACCTCAGCGGCGGCACTGAAGAGGCGGAGCGGCTGTTCACCCAGGTCATCAAACGGGCCAGGATGCGGGTCGACAAAGCCGCGGCCTATTGCGGCCTGATCAATCTCCATGTCACGAAATCGGAGAACGAGAGAGCCGTCGGCACCGCCCTGGAATGCCTCGAGCTCTTCGGTATCCGCATGTCACCCCACCCCGGCTGGAGTGAGGTCGAGGTGGAATATGGGAGGATCTGGGCGAGTCTGGGCGACCGTTGCATCGAGGAGCTCCTCGAGCTCCCCCTCATGACGGACCTCGAGATACAGGTTGCCGTGAGGGTGCTGGCGGCTCTGTTGCCCCCGGCATCCTTCACGGACCACAACCTGTTCCACCTCCTCCTCTGCCACATGGTGAACCTCAGCCTCCGGCATGGCATCTCCGACGCCACGCCCCATGGCTACGCCGGTTTCGGCTCCATTCTCGGCCCCACCTTCCACTGCTACCAGGACGGCTATCGCTTCGTGAGGCTGGCCCGCGACCTCGTCGAAAAGCACCACTACCTCGCCGTCAAGGCCAGGGTTCTTTTCTTCATGGGGAGGGTCGCCTTCTGGAATCGGCCACTCCCCGAGGCGCTCGGTTATTACAAGACCGCATTCCAGGTCAGCATCGAAACGGGTGACCTGGCCCACGCCTGTTACTGCAGCAACGCCCTCCTCATGACCCTGCTCACCCAGGGAGACCCTCTGAGCGAGGTCTACCGCGAGTCCGAGGTGCGGCTGGACTTCGTGCGCAAGGCCAAATACCAGGGTATCGGCGATATCATCGTCAGCACCCAACGCTTCATCCAGAACATGCGAGGGTTCACCCGGACCTTCTCGACCTTCACCGACGAGAGGTTCAGCCAGGAGGAATTCGAGGCCCGGCTGGCCGAGAGTCGGGGGACCGCGATGGCCTGTCTATACAATATCCTCAAGCTTCGGGCCCGCTTCATGTCAGGCGATTACGAGGAGGCGCTCGCGGCGGCGTCCCGGGCGAGAGAGTTCCTGTGGACAATTCTTTCCCACCTCCTGATGCATGATTACCATGTCTACGACGCGCTCACCCTGGCCGCCGTTCATGACAAGGTTCCACCAGATGAGCGTGCGAGCCTTCTGGAGACGCTCACCGCCCATCAGCGGCAGCTCCAGGAGTGGGCGGGGACCTGTCCCGAGACGTTCTTCAACACCTCCGCGCTGGTTTCGGCGGAGCTCGCCCGCATCCAGGGGAGAGACCAGGAGGCCATGAAGCTGTACGAGGCGGCGATCCGGTCAGCGCAGGAGAACGGCTTCGTCCAGAACGAGGGCCTCTCCTACGAGGTGGCCGCCCGGTTCTACCTCCAGCGGGGATTCGAGGACTTCGCCCGCACCTATCTCCGGAGAGCCCGAGCCTGCTACGAGCGTTGGGGGGCCGACGGGAAGGTCCGGCAGCTCGACGAGCGCTACCCGGAGCTGGTGGAGCGGCCCGTGCTCCCCATGTCCTCCACGGTCATGGCTCGCCCGGAGCAGCTGGACCTGCTCTCGGTGATGAAGGCCTCTCAGGCCATCTCCGGGGAGATCGTCTTGGAGCGGCTCCTGAAAACCCTGATGTGCGTCCTCCTCGAGCAGGCTGGCGCCCAGACGGGCGTCCTGATGTTGCGCCGTGGAGAGGAGCTGTCCATCAGCGCCGAGGCGTGGCTCGAGAGGGGGAATGTCGTGGTCCGGCTCTTTCCCGCGGAGCCCTCGGCCCTGGTTCCGCCCCAATCCCTCATCAACTACGTGAAGCGGACCCGGGAGCGAGTCATCCTGGGGGATGCGTCCGCCCCGGGGCTGTCTGGCTCGGACGGCCCCGCCGCGCCGAGGAGGCCCCGCTCCGCTCTGTGCCTGCCCATCTTGAGGCAGGGCGAGCTGGTGGCGATCCTGTACCTGGAAAACAACCTGGCGCGGAACGCCTTCTCCTCGGACCGGATGGCGACGCTCGACCTCCTGGCCTCCCAGGCCGCCATCTCCCTCGAGAATGCCAGGCTCTATTCCGAGGTGAAGGAGGAGATCCGCGAGCGCAAGCAGGCGGAGGCGGCCGCCTCGGAGCGGGCGGCGGCGCTGGCCCGTTCGGAGCATGCGCTCCATGCCAAGAGCCAGCTCCTCGAGTCCATCGTCGCGAGCATGGGCGAAGGCGTGGCGGTGGCAGACGAGAGTGGGCGGCTCGTGCTCGTCAATCCGGTGGCGGAACAGATCGTGGGAATCGGTGTGACGGACGCGACCCCCGGGCAATGGCCGGGGCGCTATGGCTTCTACCTGCAAGACCAGGTCACGCCCTACCCATCCGAGGCTCTGCCGCTCGTCCGGGCCATCCGGGGCGAGCCAGTGGACAGGGCGGAGCTCTTCATGCGTCACCCCTCGAGGCCGAAGGGGGTGTGGTTGCTCGTGACCGCGCGCCCGCTCAAGGACGACCTCGGCATCCTCCGGGGAGGGGTCGCCGTCATCAGTGACGTGACCGACGTCAAGGAGGCGGAGGAGACGCTGCGCAGAAGCCAGCGCCAGCTCCAGTCGATCATCGACAACACCCCCGCGCTCGTCTCCATCAAGGATGCCCAGGGACGTTTCCTCCTGGTCAACCGGCGCTTCGAGAGCCTCTTCGGGGTCAAGGCGGAACAGCTCATCGGCAAGACAGACGACGAGGTCTTCCCCCAGGAGCAGGCGGAGGAATTCCGAGCCCATGACCACGCAGTGCTCGAGGCTGGCAGGCCGCTGGAATGGGAGGAGGCAATGCCCCATTGCGACGGCCTTCATACGTACCTCTCCGTCAAGTTTCCCCTCGGAGAGGCGACCGTGACCTCCTACGCGCTCTGCAGCATCTCCACGGACATCACCGAGCGCAAGCGGCTGGAGATGGCGGAGCGCTTCCTGGCCAATGCCAGCCGGGAGCTGGTGACCTCGCTCGACTACGAGACCACGTTCCAGCGAATCGCCGGGCTCGCGGTCCCCGAGCTGGCGGACCTGTGCATCGTCTTCGAACCCGACGAGAGTGGGCAGCACCAACCGGTGGCGGTAGCCGATGTCCTCCCGTCTCGAGCCCAGCACGTGCGCGAGTTCCTCCAGCGCCATCCGCTGGCCGCCAGCGCCTCGGCCGGCCCGCACCGGGTGCTCAGCACCGACCAGCCGGAGAGCTACCCCGGGAGGCCCGGGCTCCTGGGGCAGCCCATCCCGGAGGAGGACCGATGGAACGCACTGAGAGAGCTGGAGTGGAAGCCCTCCCTCTGCATTCCGCTCCGGGCGAGGGGGCGCTGCCTCGGAGTGCTGTCGCTGCTCTCCACGCGGAGGAACCATGGATATGGCCCGGCCGAGTTGGCACTGGCGGAGGAGCTGGGACGTCGAGCGGCGTTCTCCCTCGACAATGCCCTGCTCTACCGCGAAGCCCAGGAGTCCATTCGGGTCAGGGACGAATTCCTGTCAATCGCTTCGCACGAGCTCAAGACGCCCCTCACCTCCATGAAGCTGCGCGCCCGTCATCTGGAGCTCACCCTCGCGCGCCAGCCCCTGGAGCCGCAGCTCGGCGGCACGGTTTCGAGAATGCTCGAGACGTTCGGTGACCAGCTGCAGCGGTTGGCGCAGCTGGTCGAGCAACTCCTCGATGTCTCCCGCATCGACATGGGGCGGCTCGAGCTGCGCCTGGAAGAGGTCGATCTCGCCGCCGTCGCGCGGGGGGTCGCGGACCGCCTCACCGAGCAGCTCGAGAGAGCGGGTTGCACTCTCGCGTTGGAGCTCGAGGGCCCCGTCATCGGGGCGTGGGACAGGCTCCGTATCGAGCAGGTCGTGATGAACCTGCTCACGAATGCCATCAAGTACGGGGCCCATCGTCCCATCCGGATGAAGGTGTGTAGCGAGGGAGACAGGGCGATGCTGCGGCTCGAGGACCACGGGATAGGCATTCCCAGGGAAGACCAGGCGAGGATCTTCGAGCGCTTCGCGCGCGCGGCCTCGCACAATTACGGCGGCCTCGGCCTCGGGCTCTTCATCGCGCGGCAGATCGTCCAGGCGCACGTCGGGCGAATCTGGGTGGAAAGCGAGCCCGGGAAGGGGTCGACGTTCTTCGTCGAGCTCCCTCGAAGCTTCTGCGGGCAGCGGCAGGAGTTGCCGCCGACGCCCGCCGGGACTGATTCCACGAGCCGCTCTCAAGCTGCCGCAGAGCACTCATGA
- a CDS encoding PQQ-binding-like beta-propeller repeat protein: MPAQLVETYGVGASVDLGVKATLNVPLSGDIHAIIVDAAGVLLPEVAIEPDRAWAGSYFANFRTKPSLPLGRHQGRLEVHLCQDAGCGTPHPGSPWYLPYDFQIIPDTNLTPLTRWAQVPDWETFQGNAAHTGYVPVTLDASRFSPRWRWTVPEDSGGVSSLTVANGLIYLSSPIRYSTVARPRVFALRESDNGKQWQFDFSAHEINPPAVSGGKVYAATSGHNTTFMWSFDAATGAQLSKAAFASQWERYYAPTIEGGVVYTNGGSYGGMYAFGFADGVQRWFQSLPQYDEWTPAVDAKYAYAYTGSKLSALDKTTGAVAFTLGDTSPGQGGSMFGAPVIGSSGSVVVVSGGKVLSFNPASRAKNWSLEGMYSGNPAIANGVIYVTHIEPYRLEARSEATGALLWSWAPVRRDEGALYGSWGQASEVLVTDNLVFVSTSRRVYAIDLATHAPVWSYWEPGSLALSANGVLYVQGTNRLGAVNLK; encoded by the coding sequence GTGCCGGCCCAGCTGGTGGAGACCTATGGTGTCGGCGCTTCGGTGGACCTGGGCGTCAAGGCGACGCTCAATGTTCCGCTGTCCGGCGATATCCACGCCATCATCGTCGATGCCGCCGGAGTGCTCCTTCCGGAGGTCGCCATCGAGCCCGATCGGGCATGGGCGGGCTCCTACTTCGCGAATTTCCGGACGAAGCCCTCCCTCCCCTTGGGGCGCCACCAGGGACGGCTCGAGGTGCACCTGTGCCAGGATGCGGGATGCGGCACACCGCACCCGGGCTCGCCCTGGTACCTGCCGTATGACTTCCAGATCATTCCGGACACGAACCTGACGCCGCTCACCCGCTGGGCCCAGGTGCCGGACTGGGAGACGTTCCAGGGCAACGCCGCGCACACGGGCTACGTCCCGGTCACCCTGGACGCGAGCCGCTTCTCGCCGAGGTGGCGCTGGACGGTCCCGGAGGACAGTGGCGGGGTGAGCTCGCTGACCGTCGCCAACGGGCTCATCTACCTGTCGAGTCCCATACGGTACTCCACCGTCGCCCGGCCCAGGGTGTTCGCGCTGAGGGAGAGCGACAACGGGAAGCAGTGGCAGTTCGACTTCAGCGCCCATGAAATCAACCCGCCAGCGGTCTCGGGCGGGAAGGTGTATGCCGCCACCAGCGGCCACAACACCACGTTCATGTGGTCATTCGATGCCGCCACCGGTGCGCAGCTCTCGAAGGCGGCGTTCGCCTCGCAGTGGGAACGCTACTACGCCCCCACGATCGAAGGCGGCGTCGTCTATACCAACGGCGGCTCCTACGGCGGGATGTACGCGTTCGGCTTCGCCGATGGTGTTCAGCGCTGGTTCCAGTCGCTGCCGCAGTACGACGAGTGGACGCCCGCGGTGGATGCGAAGTACGCCTATGCCTATACCGGCAGCAAGCTCAGCGCGCTGGACAAGACCACCGGCGCGGTCGCCTTCACCCTCGGCGACACCTCCCCCGGGCAGGGCGGGAGCATGTTCGGAGCGCCCGTCATCGGCTCGAGTGGCTCGGTGGTCGTCGTGAGCGGCGGCAAGGTCCTGAGCTTCAACCCGGCCTCGCGTGCGAAGAACTGGTCCCTCGAGGGCATGTACAGCGGCAACCCGGCGATCGCGAACGGGGTCATCTACGTCACCCACATCGAACCCTATCGCCTGGAGGCGCGAAGCGAAGCGACAGGTGCGCTGCTGTGGAGCTGGGCACCGGTCCGCCGCGATGAAGGGGCGCTCTACGGCTCGTGGGGCCAGGCCAGCGAAGTCCTCGTCACCGACAACCTGGTCTTCGTCAGCACGAGCAGGCGTGTGTACGCCATCGATCTCGCCACGCACGCGCCGGTGTGGTCCTACTGGGAGCCCGGGAGCCTGGCGCTCTCGGCCAACGGTGTGCTCTATGTGCAGGGCACGAACAGGCTGGGCGCCGTCAACCTGAAGTAG
- a CDS encoding GNAT family N-acetyltransferase, with the protein MARPSLGNETDLFFPRFEGQVVDRGPYLVVRTPANPTFYWGNYLIFDAPPGERDFPRWMDLFVEELGRPPQVRHVLFGWSGGEPSAAALAPFTREGFELSEDLVLATSAVHAPPHPNTEATFRPLETDAEWAEALEHQVLMREPHFDEAPYRDFKARQLARYRRMADAGRGAWFGAFLGERLVADLGLFHEGPLARYQSVETHPDFRRRGLCGTLVWRAAEYAREHWGVKQWVIVAVSDGPATSIYTSVGFEFVERKLALLRPPGA; encoded by the coding sequence ATGGCCCGCCCATCCCTCGGAAATGAAACGGATTTGTTCTTCCCTCGCTTCGAGGGACAGGTGGTCGATCGCGGCCCGTACCTCGTGGTGCGCACGCCGGCGAACCCCACCTTCTACTGGGGCAACTACCTCATCTTCGACGCGCCGCCCGGAGAAAGGGACTTCCCCCGCTGGATGGACCTCTTCGTCGAGGAGCTCGGCCGGCCGCCCCAGGTGCGGCACGTGCTGTTCGGCTGGAGTGGCGGCGAGCCGTCCGCCGCCGCGCTCGCGCCCTTCACGCGTGAGGGTTTCGAGCTCTCGGAGGACCTGGTGCTGGCGACCTCCGCCGTCCACGCGCCGCCCCACCCCAACACCGAGGCCACCTTCCGTCCCCTGGAGACGGATGCGGAGTGGGCCGAGGCGCTGGAGCACCAGGTGCTCATGCGCGAGCCCCACTTCGACGAGGCGCCCTACCGCGACTTCAAGGCGAGACAGCTGGCGCGCTACCGGCGCATGGCCGACGCCGGGCGCGGTGCCTGGTTTGGAGCCTTCCTCGGGGAACGGTTGGTGGCGGACCTGGGCCTCTTCCACGAGGGTCCCCTTGCCCGCTACCAATCGGTGGAGACGCACCCCGACTTCCGGCGGCGCGGCCTGTGCGGCACGCTGGTGTGGCGCGCCGCGGAGTACGCCCGCGAGCACTGGGGCGTGAAGCAGTGGGTCATCGTCGCGGTCTCGGACGGGCCCGCGACGTCCATCTACACCTCGGTCGGCTTCGAGTTCGTGGAGCGCAAGCTCGCGCTCCTGCGCCCGCCGGGGGCATGA
- a CDS encoding IS66 family transposase: MPTSFLTNPWGPLDNNLAERQLRDMVVGRKNHYGSKSPRGTGVAVLFYSLIETARLRGEDPGHYLQRAALAAIEQPGTITLPTSSD; the protein is encoded by the coding sequence ATGCCAACTTCTTTCCTCACCAACCCCTGGGGGCCGCTGGACAACAATCTGGCGGAGCGGCAGCTGCGCGACATGGTGGTGGGCCGCAAGAATCACTACGGCTCCAAGTCGCCGCGCGGTACCGGGGTGGCCGTCCTCTTCTACTCGCTCATCGAGACGGCCCGTCTGCGTGGTGAGGACCCGGGCCACTACCTGCAGCGCGCCGCGCTCGCCGCCATCGAGCAGCCCGGTACCATCACGCTCCCGACCAGCTCAGACTGA